The Maridesulfovibrio sp. genomic sequence CTTGGGCTGAGAGGCAACCATAGTAAAAAGCGCAATTACGGTTACCATAGAGCTGAAAGGATGAGCTTTGAACATTCCGATTTCTTTGAAAGAATTATAACGAATGTTGCTCACCATCAGAAAAGCGAGGCAATATACAAGCACCAGAGTGAACATAGGCAGAACACTCTGTGCAATATTTTCAGGAAGATAAGGGGTAAACAGGATCAACGTTGCCAAGGTACAGCCTGCCGCAGGGATGGGCAGACCTATAAAATGGGCTTTAGAAGTAGTTCCTGCCTGAACATTGAAACGGGCGAGCCTGAGCGCACCGCAAGCCATCAACAAGAAGGCCGCAAGCATGCCCAGTCTTCCGAACTGGTGGAGTTGCCAATGATAAACCATGAACGCAGGAGTAACACCGAAGGCGACCACATCCGCAAGAGAATCGAGCTGCACGCCGAATTCACTGCTGGTACCGGTCAACCGAGCCACTTTCCCGTCGAGACCGTC encodes the following:
- the pssA gene encoding CDP-diacylglycerol--serine O-phosphatidyltransferase; protein product: MAKEKRIPKHKGVYILPNLLTVSSLFCGFLAMNWVVEGAYELSAVAILVSCLFDGLDGKVARLTGTSSEFGVQLDSLADVVAFGVTPAFMVYHWQLHQFGRLGMLAAFLLMACGALRLARFNVQAGTTSKAHFIGLPIPAAGCTLATLILFTPYLPENIAQSVLPMFTLVLVYCLAFLMVSNIRYNSFKEIGMFKAHPFSSMVTVIALFTMVASQPKFLGFMIFAGYIISGPIYTIFVLSRRSNKLLGKSSKELS